aatctaatgaaataaatattttgtgtaaataataTACTAAAACATTCACACTAATACCTAATTAAATACTTACAAAAGCCAACAAGTTGCTGCCGTTAGCATCAGCACCACCTGAAATATACTATAAAAAGAACGAAACCTGTGAGACACAAAACAATAACATATGAACATAAAATTGAGCATAAATGATTACATGATAGTTTACATATTAACTAATGtgattaattgtattttttaaacttaCCCTCTATTTGGCCCCTTTGGGACAACAAATGGTAAAACAATTCCAACAATTGCCCAAAATATTGTGAAAACAGCAATTGGAACAACTGACACGCCCATTTTTAACCcacgtatttattttaattaattacacacTGAAATTAATAACAGCCTCACCCTAACAGCTGTTCATACGGGACACAAGGACATCGCGTGATATGCAGGCAACGCCTTGAGTTACGCGTACACGATATATCGATATCTATGACAAGCCTTGAATCGCTTTGTTTAGAGCAAAGTATAAAAATAACGTTTATCCGAACACATTTTGTTTACAGCTCTGATGAGTTGTGTGAGTCACTTGTTTCTTCTTTAACtataattaaaagtgaaacaatttgcaattaatgtaaataattctcttttaaaatattatcatatATTTTAATGACATTCTTCCAACTAGACTTTCCAAATCATCCAGTGAGGTGGAGCATTGTGGGAGCATGCTCACTAGTATgacccgagtggccataacagctcggggggccctactgcgttgaaccgctacctctagccacaaggccgaacctaccctgagatcccgaacaatactaaaatcacgtaaaattcaatagaggtagtggggacggcgtcaagcGATGAATTGTACATTTAGAGCGGTATTCCAAgatgagtaaggtagcgaatatgcactgccttgttgggcaactgccgtaccctaactctcgggtcatattcctaAACGTGTCCTAAcggaacccctgtaaggtatcagatcggcagccgttttaataaatgaggacttgtgcgaggctataaacagttgtacttcgtggaattcATCGTAactttagcttattttttaaaactatggaattataatgtgaaataaaatatttaatgttggttgtacaagaataaacgatgaatttttggcagtatttatgtttgctgtgttttaagatattagggggggggggggaattgtaatcgtaaaagttccgttaaagttcattaaaaaggaaaaaaatatatatatatatacagtgatggatcaaatcggcaacagataggacaccaaaaatcagtgccctaaaaattaGGGATTGGCTGTGTTCTATCATGCACTtagaatatggttagggtacaggtattacATAATCAAcaactaaacccttatttttgtgtcttggaatacggcccttaaACAGCCCTCCCGCCTCCCTTTCATCCCCGACCAATGGGTCTATTATTatgtttttcatctatttttgttttgttgcctcgactaataaggcggcttccgcagcaaaacaattttaagtgtcgatgaaagctaggcctaagagtttctctacaaaatgttaagtcaacatttcctataggtattataagaaaattaaaaagctggtatgactaaaacttgagcaatcgccgttacacgaagcaagattttttaatcagtgaaacagtgaaagatacgctcggaaacacatcaccagcatatatcaaaattcacgaaattatgattttggtagtcaatgcaatacatgttaaagtcacacagaatttaataatcttaactcTCACTTTCAAGCATGAGCATGTATGGTCATTTTGTTAGGCTAATTCGCTTAAGCAATGAATACATACGAGtcagtcttaaaaaaaatatctctctctatatatatatatatatattgacgacagtcgtcgtaccctcccagatgcagaggccgtacctgtccaccgacgtggtCCTAAGGGAGGTTTGTCCCCCCAGTGCACTGTCTGTGATGTGCTACGGTCAGGGacacacccgcgtgcgccctagcatgccagtggacttatttttgtgttgtaaataattatgctttttatgtacttttaagtgGTCAGGAGCCTCCACAGTAGCGTATATTTTGTAACGTAACAAAACTCTCACGTCTGAAACATTGTGTAAATACTTCACTTGTCATTTTTTGGaactaattaattcatgtgtatttcgttttattaactaattacttTTCATGTcgttttaataattctgtgattcttTCAAGTGCTTATGCTATGTTAGCAATGTAATCGTAGCCTGGCGCACCACGAGGCGGGCCTCtctcacgccggccgattttccctcccctcccccgtaGCCCAAGGGCCTCGACCCGCTAGCGGACGGGGGACAGCAATGGTGGACGAGACGCGAGAGCGAgcagacgtgcgctccgctccgcgctgctcgagAGACGCGTTACAGATCTCGAAGTTAGCCGACAGTGAAACGTCACGGGTCAtctctgcagctgagctgcattcgtTATATCGCTGAACGTACTCAGTTTTACAAGTTTTTCCGGGACTTCACCTGCCTACGTTATAGGCCGTGTTAGCGCATCTCCGGACTGCCGAACCTCGCAGTCAGTACGAACGCTCATAGGACCTTATTCCTCTTACGTGACGGGCCACATACGCGCTGTGCATCAATACAGAACAATCGCAACCGGAACCATTAGCTACGGGGTTACCTCCTTTGTTCGTGTCGGGACGTACTCTAAGGAcgagacttatttccgggagtccgggtcgcggcggggagggcgctcgttccgcgacgtgctggccaggctgcggcaggttctctatacggaaataaaaggggctcgtggaaccagacatcaccgagttatccttggaactacCTACCGTTCCTCCTCCCCACGTaaaattccctccaggtcccgtattttccagtcccggccacgttggcctgaacttactcct
This DNA window, taken from Bacillus rossius redtenbacheri isolate Brsri chromosome 3, Brsri_v3, whole genome shotgun sequence, encodes the following:
- the LOC134530651 gene encoding V-type proton ATPase subunit e-like — protein: MGVSVVPIAVFTIFWAIVGIVLPFVVPKGPNRGIFQVVLMLTAATCWLFWLCCYMAQMNPLIGPRLSNHTVLLIAREWGDPLKTG